The DNA region GCCGTTGATGAATCGCGCGAAGGAAATCTGGGAGGAATGCGTCGAACTGGGTGAGGCGCACGGCTACCGCAACGCGCAGGCGACGGTGCTGGCGCCGACCGGCACCATCGGGTTCATGATGGACTGCGACACGACCGGCGTGGAACCGGATATCGCGCTGGTCAAGTACAAGAAGTTGGTCGGCGGCGGCATGATGAAGATCGTCAACGGCACCGTGCCGATGGCGCTCAAGAAGCTGGGTTATTCGCAGCCGCAGGTGGCCGACATCCTGGCCTACATCGACGAGCAGGAAACGATTGAAGGCGCGCCCCACCTCAAGGACAAGGACGTGGCGGTGTTCGACTGCGCGTTCAAGGCCATGAAGGGCACGCGGTCCATCCACTACATGGGCCACATCAAGATGATGGGCGCCGTGCAGCCGTTCATCTCGGGCGCCATCAGCAAGACCGTCAATGTGCCGAAGGCCGCCACGGTGGAAGACATCGAACAGGCCTACATCGATTCGTGGCGCATTGGTGCGAAAGCCGTGTCCATCTATCGTGATGGCAGCAAGCGCACGCAGCCGCTCAACACGTCGAAGGCGGCCGTGATGCGCGCCGGAGTGCTCGAGCAGGCGACCGAGGCCGCGCCGATGCCGGCCCGCCACAAACTGCCCGACGAGCGCAATTCGATCACGCACAAGTTCGACATCGCCGGCCACGAGGGCTACATCACCGTGGGCCTCTACGAAGATGGGATGCCGGGCGAGTTGTTCCTCACGATGGCGAAGGAAGGGTCCACGATCTCGGGCTTTGCCGATGCGTTCGCGCAGGCCATCAGCTACGCGCTGCAGTACGGCGTGCCGCTGCAGGACCTGGTGGACAAGTTCAGCCACGTGCGCTTCGAACCGGCCGGGATGACCAAGAACCCGGACGTGCGCTTCGCGAAGTCCATCGTGGACTACATCTTCCGATGGATGGCCGCGAAGTTCCTGTCGCCCGAGGCGCAGTACCGCGCCGGCGTCAACGTGGCCGAAGTGGTCACGACGCCTGAGCAGCTGACGCTGGACGTCGCAGCGCTTGCCGCCGCACCCGCAGTGGCCAAATCTGCGTCGCTCGCGTCGAAGTTCTCGTCGATGCAGAACCAGGAAGACGCGCCGCCCTGCACCACCTGCGGCTCGATCATGGTCCGCTCAGGCGCGTGTTACAAGTGCGCGAACTGCGGAACGACGAGCGGCTGCGCGTAGAGTCCAGAGTCCAGGGTCCTGGGTCCTGGGTCCTGGGGTCAGGGAACATGTGGGGCGGGGGGAACAATCCTCCCGCCCTTTTTTTTGGTCAGCCGCGCGCGCGGACGAGCTTCAGTCGTGGCCCCATTGGCACGCCCCGGTGCTGCCAGTGCCCGAGCAGTCTCGTGCCGTCAACCGTCATGACCAGAGTCGTCGGCTCGGTGTGTTCCTGGCCCACGGACGCGATCATCGCGACCTCCAGCCGCTCACCGTCGAACGACGCGTGACGAATCATCGGCATCTCCTCACCGGTCACTCTGTTCAATACCGACCCACGGATGTTGTCTTGGTCCTGCACGAAACGCAGGTCCACTCGATGCTGTGGAATATTGACCTCATCGGCCTCCTGGCCCACCAGATGCCAGGTGCCGGAAATCGCGTCGGTCGGCCATTTCGAATCGTCCGTTCCTGATGTCGTCATCGAGAGTGATATTAGCTAGAATCCGCCCATGTCCACGACTCGTCGGGAATTCCTCTCGCGGGCGGCTCTGGCGGCCGCCATGGCCGGCGTTGGTCCGGGCATCGCCTCGGCCATGTCGGCGTTCGCGCAGTCCACGCGGCCGTATCTGGATCTCGCTACCCGCTGTGCGCTGTGGATCGACCAGAGCAGCCAGCGACACGAAAGCGGGATGGCGTGGCCTGCCGATCCGTTGAAGCCAACCACGATCGGACTCGACCTCTACAACGGCATGCCCGGCGTGGTGTCGTTCTTCGCGAACCTGTATCACGCCGGTGGCGACGCGCGGTGGCGCGAGCGGGCACAGCAGGGCGGAACCTACCTCGTTGCCGAAAGCGCGCGGCGTGGAGCCGCGGTTGGTGGCGGACTGTATACAGGCCTCGCGGGCCTGGCAACCACCTACAGAACCCTTGAAGTGACCGGAGTAGGACCGCAGTGGTCCGGCCAGGCGCGGCGAGCAGCGAAGGAACTCGCAGCAATGGCGAAGACCACGCCCGACGGCGCCGAGTGGTCGGACTCCAACGACATCATCAGCGGTACGGCGGGCATTGGACTGTTTCTTGTAGACGCCGCCTCGGCGTGGAAGGACAACAGCCTTGCCGATCTCTCGGTGCAGGCCGGCCGCAGGCTGCTGAAGAACGCGCAGGCCGCTGAAGGGGGGCTGATGTGGTTTCCATCGGCCTCGTTGCCCCGCAACTATCCCAACTTCTCGCACGGCACGGCTGGCGTCGCGTATTTCCTTGCCACGCTCTATCAGCACTCGAAGGATCGCGCGTTTCTTGAGGGCGCGCTCGCGGGTGCGCGATACCTGGACGCGGTGGCTACCAAACGTGACGGGGCTCGCGCGATTTTCCATGTCAGCGGCGGCGGGGAGGATCGGTTCTATCTGAGCTGGTGCCATGGACCCGTCGGTACCGCTCGGCTCTACCACCGCCTGCAGCAAGCCACAGGCGACAGTAAGTGGGGGCAGCTCGTGGACGAACTCACCGCGTGGCTGATCACGAGCGGCGCGCCCGAGCAGGCGTCGGCGGGCTACTGGAACAACATCTCCCAGTGCTGCGGTGGTGTGGGGATCGGACAGTACTGCATCGACCTCGCGCGGCATCATCCGACGCCGACCGCCGCGACACTTCGAGAGCGGGTTGTCGCCGTGACCCGGTCGAAAGCGACAGACGATGCGGCTGGGTTGCGATGGGTGCAGGCGGAGAACCGCTCGCAACCAGAGAATCTGGTGGCGCAGACAGGCTTCATGCAGGGCGCGGCAGGCGTGGGGACGTTCTTCCTGCAACTTGATGCATTGTCGCGAGGTGTGAAGTGGCCCACACCGCTGCCAGACACGCCGTGGGTGTAGTTGGCACGTAGCCGGGTCTTCAGACCCGGCTACAGCCACGCCGACCGCTCTTATGTTTTGACGGTTCGACCGACCTGAGCGCTGATTCGGATACCCTCGCGTCGGCTGCGGCTAGCAGGCTACCGGCCGCACTGATCGTAACCGCCGATGCCGGCGCCGAGGCGGATGTCGCGACGTGCGCTCCAGCCACCAGTGGCGGTGCGCGTGGGACGCACGATGCCGCTGCCCCCTCGACCGCGATCGTGAGCAGCGCGTTGCCGGGCTGTCAGTCGCGGATCATCCTCAAAGACCACATCGTCGATGTAGTAGGTGCAACGGCCGGGCTCGATGACGTGCAAGTGCACATGTTCCGGGATGTCGGTGTTCGGGTACCCGCCCGGCCGCACGGTGAGAAACCGATAGCGGCCTGCCGCGTCCGTCCGAGCCCATCCGCGCAGCCGTCCGTGCCGGGCGGCGGCACC from Acidobacteriota bacterium includes:
- a CDS encoding twin-arginine translocation signal domain-containing protein — protein: MSTTRREFLSRAALAAAMAGVGPGIASAMSAFAQSTRPYLDLATRCALWIDQSSQRHESGMAWPADPLKPTTIGLDLYNGMPGVVSFFANLYHAGGDARWRERAQQGGTYLVAESARRGAAVGGGLYTGLAGLATTYRTLEVTGVGPQWSGQARRAAKELAAMAKTTPDGAEWSDSNDIISGTAGIGLFLVDAASAWKDNSLADLSVQAGRRLLKNAQAAEGGLMWFPSASLPRNYPNFSHGTAGVAYFLATLYQHSKDRAFLEGALAGARYLDAVATKRDGARAIFHVSGGGEDRFYLSWCHGPVGTARLYHRLQQATGDSKWGQLVDELTAWLITSGAPEQASAGYWNNISQCCGGVGIGQYCIDLARHHPTPTAATLRERVVAVTRSKATDDAAGLRWVQAENRSQPENLVAQTGFMQGAAGVGTFFLQLDALSRGVKWPTPLPDTPWV